One window of the Bacteroidota bacterium genome contains the following:
- the metH gene encoding methionine synthase, whose amino-acid sequence MTDRTAELRRLLVDRILVIDGAMGTMIQRHDLGEADFRGERFADWGHPLKGNNDLLVLTQPALIRGIHHAFLDAGADIVETNTFNSTSISQADYVAESLVYELNAAAARLARDAADAKTAETPGRPRFVAGALGPTNRTLSLSPDVNDPGFRATTYDELRDAYREQIEGLVDGGVDLLLIETIFDTLNAKAAISAVAEHAEATGTQLPVMLSGTVVDMSGRTLSGQTVEAFWLSLAHCPNLLSVGLNCALGSAQMRPFIEALSQVATVPVSLYPNAGLPNAMGGYDETPAFMAEQIRAYAEAGFVNLVGGCCGTTPAHIAAIAEAAAEHPPRPIPTAEPTLRLSGLEPFVVRPGTNFVNIGERTNVTGSRRFARLIKEGDYEEALSVARQQVEDGAQLIDVNMDEGMLDGAAAMQTFLNLVAAEPDISRVPVVVDSSKWEVIEAGLRCVQGKGVVNSISLKEGELPFLEQARRVRAYGAAVIVMAFDEDGQADSLERRKEICERAYRLLVDEVGFPPEDIIFDPNVFAVATGLEEHRRYAIDFIEATRWIKANLPHARVSGGISNLSFSFRGNDRVREAMHAAFLLHAGRAGLDMGIVNAGQLEVYSEIEPDLLERVEDVLFDRRDDATERLVEIAEEIAAEGTEAKEEKTLAWREAPVANRLSHALVKGIVDFIEQDTEEARQQADKPLEVIEGPLMDGMNVVGDLFGSGQMFLPQVVKSARVMKKAVAYLLPYIEAEKEESGAEAKALPKVLMATVKGDVHDIGKNIVGVVLQCNNFEVIDLGVMVPAAKILAEARAHNVDVIGLSGLITPSLDEMVHLAAEMKRQDFDTPLLIGGATTSKVHTAVKVAPQYDGPVVHVLDASRSVPVVQKLITDGQRDAFAAEVAEEYAAERDRYARRTREAKLLSLGDARANRAEIDWSAAPISAPRTPGITEFLGFDLADLRAYIDWTPFFIAWEMRGKYPNILDDPKRGEAARKLFEDANALLDRMIDDKLVQAHGIVGLWPAGADGDDIDLFADERRTERLATFHTLRQQTEKTPGKANRALADFVAPHASGRGDYLGAFVVTAGHGLDELVSEFEADHDDYHAILAKALADRLAEAFAERLHEIVRRDLWGYADAEALSNDDLIRERYAGIRPAPGYPAQPDHTEKLALFDLLGATERTGVTLTEHLAMAPAASVCGLYLAHPEAAYFNLGVLGRDQVEDYARRKGIPVSEAERWLSPALGYDPGARAGSGDGAALAVPAPS is encoded by the coding sequence ATGACCGACCGCACTGCCGAACTCCGCCGGCTCCTCGTCGACCGCATCCTCGTCATCGACGGGGCGATGGGGACGATGATCCAGCGCCACGACCTCGGCGAGGCCGACTTTCGGGGCGAGCGCTTCGCCGACTGGGGCCACCCCCTCAAGGGCAACAACGACCTCCTCGTCCTCACCCAGCCGGCCCTCATCCGCGGCATCCACCACGCCTTCCTCGACGCGGGCGCGGACATCGTCGAGACCAACACGTTCAACAGCACCTCGATCTCGCAGGCGGACTACGTGGCCGAGAGCCTGGTCTACGAACTCAACGCCGCCGCCGCTCGCCTCGCCCGCGACGCCGCCGACGCCAAGACCGCCGAGACGCCCGGCCGGCCGCGCTTCGTCGCAGGCGCCCTCGGCCCGACTAACCGCACGCTCTCGCTCTCGCCCGACGTCAACGACCCCGGCTTCCGGGCGACGACCTACGACGAGCTGCGCGACGCCTACCGCGAGCAGATCGAGGGCCTGGTCGACGGCGGCGTGGACCTCCTCCTGATCGAGACCATCTTCGACACGCTCAACGCGAAGGCGGCGATCTCGGCGGTCGCCGAGCACGCCGAGGCGACGGGGACGCAGCTTCCGGTGATGCTCTCCGGGACGGTCGTCGACATGAGCGGGCGGACGCTCTCGGGGCAGACCGTCGAGGCCTTCTGGCTCTCGCTCGCCCACTGCCCGAACCTGCTGTCGGTCGGCCTCAACTGCGCGCTCGGCTCGGCCCAGATGCGGCCGTTCATCGAGGCGCTCAGTCAGGTTGCGACCGTCCCCGTCAGCCTCTACCCGAACGCCGGGCTGCCGAACGCGATGGGCGGCTACGACGAGACGCCCGCGTTCATGGCCGAGCAGATCCGCGCCTACGCCGAGGCCGGGTTCGTCAACCTCGTCGGCGGCTGCTGCGGGACCACGCCCGCGCACATCGCCGCGATCGCCGAGGCCGCCGCTGAGCACCCCCCGCGCCCGATCCCGACCGCCGAGCCGACGCTCCGGCTGAGCGGGCTGGAGCCGTTCGTGGTCCGGCCTGGGACCAACTTCGTCAACATCGGCGAGCGGACGAACGTCACGGGCTCGCGCCGCTTCGCCCGGCTCATCAAAGAGGGCGACTACGAAGAGGCCCTCAGCGTCGCCCGGCAGCAGGTCGAGGACGGGGCCCAGCTCATCGACGTGAACATGGACGAGGGGATGCTGGACGGCGCGGCCGCGATGCAGACCTTCCTCAACCTCGTCGCCGCCGAGCCCGACATCTCGCGCGTCCCGGTCGTCGTTGACTCGTCGAAGTGGGAGGTGATCGAGGCCGGGCTGCGGTGCGTCCAGGGCAAGGGCGTCGTCAACTCGATCTCGCTGAAGGAGGGCGAGTTGCCCTTTCTAGAGCAGGCGCGGCGCGTCCGCGCGTACGGCGCAGCCGTCATCGTGATGGCCTTCGACGAGGACGGGCAGGCCGACTCGCTGGAGCGCCGCAAGGAGATTTGCGAGCGGGCCTACCGCCTGCTCGTCGACGAGGTCGGCTTCCCGCCGGAAGACATCATCTTCGACCCCAACGTCTTCGCCGTGGCGACAGGCCTGGAGGAGCACCGCCGCTACGCTATCGACTTCATCGAGGCCACGCGCTGGATCAAGGCCAACCTCCCGCACGCCCGCGTCTCGGGCGGCATCTCGAACCTGTCGTTCTCGTTCCGCGGCAACGACCGCGTCCGCGAGGCGATGCACGCCGCGTTCCTCCTCCACGCCGGGCGGGCGGGCCTCGACATGGGCATCGTCAACGCTGGGCAGCTCGAGGTCTACTCCGAGATCGAGCCGGACCTCCTGGAGCGGGTCGAGGACGTGCTCTTCGACCGCCGCGACGACGCGACCGAGCGCCTCGTCGAGATCGCCGAGGAGATCGCCGCCGAAGGCACCGAGGCGAAGGAGGAGAAGACGCTCGCCTGGCGCGAGGCCCCGGTCGCCAACCGGCTGAGCCACGCGCTCGTCAAGGGCATCGTCGACTTCATCGAGCAGGACACCGAGGAGGCGCGGCAACAAGCAGACAAGCCGCTAGAGGTGATTGAGGGGCCGCTGATGGACGGGATGAACGTCGTCGGCGATCTCTTCGGGAGCGGGCAGATGTTTCTGCCGCAGGTCGTCAAGAGCGCCCGCGTGATGAAGAAGGCGGTGGCGTACCTCCTCCCCTACATCGAGGCCGAGAAAGAAGAGAGCGGTGCCGAGGCGAAGGCGCTCCCGAAGGTGCTGATGGCGACCGTCAAGGGCGACGTCCACGACATCGGCAAGAACATCGTTGGGGTCGTCCTCCAGTGCAACAACTTCGAGGTGATCGACCTCGGGGTGATGGTGCCGGCGGCGAAGATCCTGGCCGAGGCGCGGGCGCACAACGTGGACGTGATCGGGCTCTCCGGCCTCATCACGCCGTCGCTCGACGAGATGGTCCACCTCGCCGCCGAGATGAAGCGGCAGGACTTCGACACCCCGCTCCTGATCGGCGGGGCGACGACCTCGAAGGTCCACACCGCCGTCAAGGTCGCGCCGCAGTACGACGGGCCGGTCGTCCACGTCCTCGACGCGAGCCGGAGCGTGCCCGTCGTGCAGAAGCTCATCACCGACGGGCAGCGCGACGCCTTCGCCGCCGAGGTCGCGGAGGAGTACGCCGCCGAGCGCGACCGCTACGCCCGCCGCACGCGCGAGGCGAAGCTCCTCTCGCTGGGCGACGCCCGCGCCAACCGCGCCGAGATCGACTGGAGCGCCGCACCCATCTCCGCTCCGCGCACGCCCGGCATCACGGAGTTCCTCGGCTTCGACCTCGCGGACCTCCGCGCCTACATCGACTGGACGCCGTTTTTCATCGCGTGGGAGATGAGGGGCAAGTACCCGAACATCCTCGATGACCCGAAACGGGGCGAAGCCGCGCGCAAGCTGTTCGAGGACGCCAACGCGCTCCTCGACCGGATGATCGACGACAAACTGGTGCAGGCGCACGGCATCGTCGGCCTCTGGCCCGCAGGTGCCGACGGCGACGACATCGACCTGTTCGCCGACGAGCGCCGGACCGAGCGCCTCGCCACGTTCCACACGCTCCGGCAGCAGACCGAGAAGACGCCCGGCAAGGCCAACCGTGCCCTCGCCGACTTCGTCGCGCCCCACGCGAGCGGGCGCGGCGACTACCTCGGCGCGTTCGTCGTCACCGCCGGACACGGCTTGGACGAACTGGTCTCTGAGTTCGAGGCCGACCACGACGACTACCACGCCATCCTCGCCAAAGCCCTCGCCGACCGCCTCGCCGAAGCCTTCGCCGAGCGCCTTCACGAGATCGTCCGCCGCGACCTCTGGGGCTACGCCGACGCTGAGGCGCTCTCGAACGACGACCTCATCCGCGAGCGCTACGCCGGCATCCGCCCCGCGCCCGGCTACCCCGCGCAGCCGGACCACACCGAGAAGCTCGCGCTCTTCGACCTCCTCGGCGCGACCGAGCGCACGGGCGTCACGCTGACGGAGCACCTCGCGATGGCACCCGCCGCGTCGGTGTGCGGGCTGTACCTCGCGCACCCCGAGGCGGCGTACTTCAACCTCGGCGTGCTCGGGCGCGACCAGGTCGAGGACTACGCCCGGCGCAAGGGGATACCGGTGAGCGAGGCCGAGCGGTGGCTCTCGCCCGCGCTCGGCTACGACCCCGGCGCGCGCGCCGGAAGCGGCGACGGGGCCGCCCTCGCTGTGCCCGCCCCCTCCTGA
- a CDS encoding DUF922 domain-containing protein, whose product MFRFLLVLALSLTACELPAQPLAPDPETGTVEVHRETVYYEVEGATPRSLLKNLALRGPSIEGERFFGLTEWEVNAEYRWRERATRCSMEDIVVRVVIKTHLPQWVPPAGTPAEVRTAWNRFVTALDAHEDGHRRFAEEAGEAIRWHLVSLHTPSCSQIKGEAQRAVVAILDEYDALNRAYDRETGHGRTQNAVWPPAHLLAGAR is encoded by the coding sequence GTGTTCCGATTTCTGCTCGTCCTCGCTCTCAGTCTCACCGCCTGCGAACTGCCCGCGCAGCCCCTGGCCCCAGATCCGGAGACGGGCACCGTGGAGGTGCACCGGGAGACGGTCTACTACGAGGTGGAGGGGGCGACGCCTCGGTCGCTGCTGAAGAACCTCGCCCTGCGCGGACCGTCGATCGAGGGTGAGCGGTTTTTCGGACTGACCGAGTGGGAGGTCAACGCTGAGTACCGGTGGAGAGAGCGGGCCACGCGCTGCTCGATGGAAGACATCGTTGTGCGGGTCGTCATCAAGACCCACCTGCCGCAGTGGGTGCCGCCGGCCGGGACGCCGGCCGAGGTGCGCACCGCGTGGAACCGGTTCGTCACGGCGCTCGACGCGCACGAGGACGGGCACCGCCGCTTCGCGGAGGAGGCCGGCGAGGCGATCCGCTGGCACCTGGTCTCGCTCCACACGCCCTCGTGCAGCCAGATCAAGGGCGAGGCGCAGCGTGCGGTCGTCGCCATCCTGGACGAGTACGACGCGCTCAACCGGGCCTACGACCGCGAGACCGGCCACGGCCGCACCCAGAACGCCGTTTGGCCCCCTGCGCATCTCCTCGCCGGCGCTCGCTAG
- a CDS encoding outer membrane beta-barrel protein, with protein MPRILLLAACLLAGTAAHAQPLLRYGVSGGLALATQSPGEDSRSGFNVGVYAEVAPLPFLAVGADLSYVQKGQRFDNTQLLLVEGDTVLTAGTSTIALDYASFAVTAKPSVSLSPRGPEVYAVLGPRLDLLLREKLLFGSDDVEDFTVTTERNASTVFGYDVGVGVRLRTLLPTPVFAEARFSGDLSEVIPEAPDVRNQVVQLRLGLDF; from the coding sequence ATGCCTCGCATCCTCCTCCTCGCAGCGTGCCTGCTGGCCGGGACCGCTGCCCACGCGCAGCCTCTGCTCCGGTACGGCGTCTCCGGCGGCCTCGCCCTGGCAACCCAGTCCCCCGGCGAGGACAGCCGCTCCGGCTTCAACGTGGGCGTCTACGCTGAGGTCGCCCCCCTACCCTTTCTGGCGGTCGGGGCCGACCTGAGCTACGTCCAGAAAGGCCAGCGCTTCGACAACACGCAGCTGTTGCTCGTTGAAGGCGACACGGTGCTCACTGCCGGGACCTCGACGATCGCGCTGGACTACGCCAGCTTCGCGGTCACCGCCAAGCCCTCGGTTTCGCTGAGCCCGAGGGGGCCGGAGGTCTACGCCGTCCTCGGTCCACGCCTGGACCTGCTGCTGCGCGAGAAGCTCCTCTTCGGCAGCGACGACGTCGAGGACTTCACCGTCACGACGGAGCGCAACGCCTCGACCGTGTTCGGCTATGATGTGGGCGTTGGCGTCCGCCTCAGGACGCTGCTCCCGACACCGGTCTTTGCCGAGGCCCGCTTCAGCGGCGATCTCTCCGAGGTGATCCCGGAGGCGCCCGACGTGAGAAACCAGGTCGTCCAGCTCCGACTCGGACTCGACTTCTAG
- a CDS encoding enoyl-CoA hydratase: protein MSDHILTHADGGVLRLTINRPEKKNALTVAMYAALAEAFQRAEGDPSVRVVLLHGAGDAFTAGNDLMDFAANPPADGSSPVFQFLTAISTATKPVVAAVHGPAIGIGTTLLLHCDLVYATPDARLQMPFTTLGLCPEAASSYLLPLVVGPQRAAELLLLGDPFTGEQAHAWGLVNELLTEGDLLNRATAQSEAIAARPPASIRLTKQFLRRRDADAVQATIRDEAEAFLERLQSPEAAEAFTAFFEKRTPDFSSFN, encoded by the coding sequence GTGTCCGACCACATCCTGACCCACGCCGATGGCGGCGTGCTCCGCCTCACCATCAACCGGCCCGAGAAGAAGAACGCGCTCACGGTCGCCATGTACGCGGCCCTCGCCGAAGCCTTTCAGCGTGCCGAGGGCGACCCGTCGGTCCGCGTCGTCCTGCTCCACGGCGCGGGCGACGCCTTCACCGCCGGCAACGACCTGATGGACTTCGCCGCCAACCCGCCCGCGGACGGGTCGAGCCCGGTCTTCCAGTTCCTCACCGCGATCAGCACCGCCACGAAGCCGGTCGTCGCGGCCGTTCACGGCCCCGCCATCGGGATCGGGACGACGCTGTTGCTGCACTGCGACCTCGTCTACGCCACGCCCGACGCGCGCCTCCAAATGCCGTTCACGACGCTCGGCCTCTGCCCCGAGGCCGCGTCGAGCTACCTCCTCCCGCTCGTCGTCGGGCCGCAGCGGGCGGCGGAACTGCTCCTCCTCGGCGACCCGTTCACCGGCGAGCAGGCCCACGCGTGGGGCCTCGTCAACGAACTGCTGACCGAGGGCGACCTCCTGAACCGGGCGACGGCCCAGTCCGAGGCCATCGCCGCGCGCCCGCCCGCGTCGATCCGCCTGACCAAGCAGTTCCTCCGCCGCCGCGACGCCGACGCGGTGCAGGCCACGATCCGCGACGAGGCCGAGGCGTTTCTGGAGCGTCTCCAGAGCCCCGAGGCCGCCGAAGCCTTCACCGCTTTCTTCGAGAAGCGCACGCCCGACTTCTCCTCGTTCAACTGA
- a CDS encoding biotin transporter BioY, which yields MSTLALHSPRTASVDLLRSDHASTLIQVAGVVGFALLAVLGAQVRIYLWEVPITLQTLAVYGSGLFLGWRGGLFAMALYLALGMVFPVFAGDGFGPAYLFGAVSAGYLLAYPLVGAVVGAASKRWNTFAGSVLSLLLGSAVLFTIGVVWLHYAAGHATWAESVTKGWLGFVLWDLAKILLVGAAYTGARRLTE from the coding sequence ATGTCCACACTCGCCCTCCACTCGCCCCGCACTGCCTCCGTCGACCTCCTCCGCAGCGACCATGCCTCGACGCTGATTCAGGTCGCGGGCGTCGTCGGCTTCGCGCTCCTCGCCGTGCTCGGCGCGCAGGTCCGCATCTACCTCTGGGAGGTGCCGATCACGCTCCAGACGCTCGCCGTCTACGGCAGCGGCCTCTTCCTCGGCTGGCGAGGTGGCCTCTTCGCGATGGCGCTCTACCTCGCGCTCGGGATGGTCTTCCCGGTCTTCGCGGGCGACGGCTTCGGGCCGGCCTACCTCTTCGGCGCGGTCTCGGCGGGCTACCTGCTGGCCTACCCGCTCGTCGGCGCGGTCGTCGGCGCGGCCTCGAAGCGGTGGAACACGTTCGCCGGGTCCGTGCTCTCGCTCCTCCTCGGCTCGGCGGTGCTGTTCACAATCGGCGTCGTCTGGCTCCACTACGCCGCCGGCCACGCGACCTGGGCGGAGTCGGTCACGAAGGGCTGGCTCGGGTTCGTGCTGTGGGACCTCGCCAAGATCCTCCTCGTCGGGGCCGCCTACACCGGTGCCCGGCGGCTGACGGAATAA